A genomic window from Candidatus Obscuribacter sp. includes:
- a CDS encoding efflux RND transporter periplasmic adaptor subunit, which produces MTCGFRFANVVIKLSAISLLLTGCSNAQQEHREAMQSSESKSETMETVLVSSKQLKRSVRIPSELAPFRVVEIYPKVQGFVKTMSVDRGSTVKTGQILVEIIAPELEANYREAQAKFEAVQSSLLESKSKIASLEAQKEEAEAKLGADEASYKRILFANQTQGAVAPTDIETAEKTVQGGRAKVRAAEQTVLAARSAFESEKGRIAAAKQALNSMREMKEYLIVKAPFDGVITERNVHEGSLVSSSSSRPPMLKVEQISPLRLLVPVPENAIAGLRPGASMQFSVAAYIGKQFHGIVSRISHELDRKTRSMLVELDVPNKNLELEPGMFAEVIWHMERPYSTLFVPSFAILSREDRTFVALVKGGVAQLVQVSRGQPMGKLVEVVGSLQAGDEVVLNPTSDLSGARINVHRLSNTELEKMLTESSKED; this is translated from the coding sequence ATGACTTGTGGTTTTCGTTTTGCTAATGTTGTCATTAAACTTTCTGCAATTTCACTTTTATTGACGGGATGTTCGAATGCTCAGCAAGAGCACCGTGAAGCAATGCAATCTTCTGAGTCCAAGAGCGAAACTATGGAGACTGTGCTTGTCTCGTCAAAGCAGCTTAAAAGGTCTGTGAGAATTCCATCTGAGCTTGCCCCTTTTAGGGTCGTAGAGATTTATCCCAAGGTGCAGGGTTTTGTAAAAACCATGAGTGTTGATCGCGGTTCGACTGTCAAAACCGGACAAATTCTAGTTGAGATTATTGCGCCTGAGCTTGAGGCCAACTACAGGGAGGCCCAGGCAAAGTTTGAGGCGGTGCAGTCTTCGCTGCTTGAATCGAAGTCAAAAATTGCTAGTCTTGAAGCGCAGAAAGAGGAAGCGGAAGCTAAACTTGGAGCGGATGAGGCGAGCTATAAAAGAATATTGTTTGCAAACCAGACCCAGGGGGCTGTTGCACCGACTGACATTGAGACTGCTGAAAAGACGGTACAGGGAGGGCGCGCAAAAGTACGAGCGGCAGAGCAAACAGTGCTGGCCGCAAGATCTGCATTTGAGTCCGAAAAAGGACGGATAGCCGCCGCAAAGCAGGCCCTCAATTCAATGCGAGAGATGAAAGAGTACCTTATAGTCAAGGCACCTTTTGATGGTGTGATAACCGAGAGGAACGTTCATGAAGGCAGCCTGGTAAGCTCGTCATCTTCTAGACCGCCGATGTTAAAGGTGGAGCAGATATCACCGCTCAGGTTGTTGGTGCCGGTGCCAGAAAACGCTATAGCTGGTTTGCGACCTGGTGCGTCGATGCAGTTTAGTGTTGCTGCATACATAGGCAAGCAGTTTCACGGAATCGTTTCGCGAATTAGTCATGAACTGGATAGAAAAACACGCAGTATGCTTGTGGAACTAGATGTGCCCAATAAGAATCTTGAACTGGAACCAGGTATGTTTGCCGAGGTGATTTGGCATATGGAAAGACCGTATAGTACATTGTTCGTTCCTTCCTTCGCCATTCTCAGTAGGGAAGATAGAACATTTGTCGCTCTTGTGAAGGGCGGGGTCGCTCAGTTGGTTCAAGTCAGCCGTGGGCAGCCAATGGGCAAACTGGTGGAAGTCGTAGGATCGCTACAGGCTGGTGATGAAGTTGTACTAAATCCTACTAGTGATTTAAGTGGTGCAAGGATCAATGTCCATCGCTTGTCAAATACAGAGCTAGAAAAAATGCTAACTGAATCATCAAAGGAAGACTGA
- a CDS encoding sodium/solute symporter (Members of the Solute:Sodium Symporter (SSS), TC 2.A.21 as described in tcdb.org, catalyze solute:Na+ symport. Known solutes for members of the family include sugars, amino acids, nucleosides, inositols, vitamins, urea or anions, depending on the system.) gives MQLDTAFAIDCAVVALYFFTIIFVGLKFGKKEESLEEFALGGRSIPWLAVLASLIAAETSAATFLGTPGEGFGLISYTYLQIVVGIVIGRIIVAMLFIKPFFDLKVFSIYEYLEIRFGRLTRLAASGVFLFTRLLASGARLYVSAILLAVGFTLVTGVEPTAAQQMIVYLISIVLVTAVTAVYTSIGGIKAVVWTDCIQAAVMFGGALCAIAVLVTLIPGGAGAVMEFYSHTTIPIFVSGTTSGAPLIDNIKSVLTTDYTIWAALLGSTFTTLATHGTDQDMVQRMLTATDYKKSQLSLICSGLMDLPIGFVFLTIGILMHLYYQALPDAALPHKNSEVFAYFILTKMPVGLRGLLVAGIFATAMGSLSAALNALATSATRDFCKDKTQNSVSKAKTLTYIFAGLMILVASATSYFVIAHPDSRIIPIVLGIFGYTYGSLLGVFLLGLLTQKRGSDKGNLIAMAVGAIAVASLPQLAFPWRIMFGALTTMAVGVMFKTPEVVHE, from the coding sequence ATGCAACTGGATACAGCTTTTGCTATAGATTGCGCTGTGGTAGCTCTCTACTTTTTTACGATTATTTTTGTCGGACTCAAGTTTGGCAAAAAAGAAGAAAGTCTTGAGGAATTTGCCTTAGGTGGCCGGTCTATACCCTGGCTGGCGGTGCTAGCCTCGCTCATTGCCGCCGAGACCAGTGCCGCAACATTTTTAGGCACTCCGGGAGAAGGCTTTGGGCTAATTAGCTACACTTATTTGCAAATAGTTGTAGGCATAGTTATAGGGCGCATCATCGTTGCCATGCTCTTTATCAAGCCGTTCTTTGACCTAAAAGTTTTCTCGATATACGAATACCTGGAAATACGTTTTGGCAGACTGACAAGACTGGCAGCGTCAGGCGTATTTCTCTTTACTCGCTTACTTGCCTCAGGTGCTCGTCTTTACGTATCGGCAATACTACTTGCGGTGGGCTTTACCCTGGTGACAGGAGTTGAGCCAACAGCCGCACAACAAATGATCGTATACCTGATCTCAATTGTCTTGGTCACAGCAGTAACTGCCGTATACACATCTATAGGTGGTATCAAAGCCGTGGTCTGGACCGATTGTATCCAGGCGGCTGTGATGTTTGGCGGCGCACTCTGTGCTATCGCTGTACTGGTCACACTGATACCAGGCGGTGCAGGTGCAGTGATGGAGTTTTACAGTCATACTACCATCCCGATATTTGTTAGCGGCACTACTAGCGGTGCGCCACTCATAGACAACATAAAATCAGTTTTGACCACTGACTATACTATCTGGGCAGCTTTACTGGGCTCGACTTTTACTACTCTAGCCACTCATGGCACAGACCAGGACATGGTACAGCGCATGCTTACAGCCACTGACTACAAAAAGAGTCAGCTATCATTGATATGCTCAGGTCTGATGGATTTGCCTATTGGTTTTGTCTTTTTGACAATAGGCATATTGATGCATCTCTACTACCAGGCTCTGCCAGATGCCGCTTTGCCTCACAAAAACAGTGAGGTATTTGCCTATTTTATCCTGACCAAAATGCCAGTTGGACTGCGCGGTTTGCTGGTTGCTGGTATTTTTGCCACAGCCATGGGCTCACTCAGCGCTGCTCTCAACGCGCTGGCAACCAGCGCCACAAGAGACTTTTGCAAAGACAAAACACAAAACTCTGTCTCAAAAGCAAAGACCCTCACTTATATATTTGCAGGACTAATGATCCTTGTAGCAAGTGCCACATCGTACTTTGTCATCGCCCATCCAGACTCGCGCATCATCCCCATTGTCCTTGGCATATTTGGCTACACATACGGCTCACTCTTGGGTGTATTTCTGCTTGGTCTATTAACTCAAAAGCGCGGCTCAGACAAAGGCAATTTGATAGCAATGGCTGTAGGCGCTATCGCCGTAGCAAGCCTGCCACAATTAGCCTTTCCCTGGCGCATCATGTTTGGCGCACTAACAACAATGGCAGTGGGAGTAATGTTTAAAACACCTGAAGTCGTCCATGAATGA
- a CDS encoding caspase family protein, with the protein MAQRDKRINLNISAVITIAALLCQSLPMALAGTVAGGGVRVGAKTARAAGVAKSAAGQKATSAAKTALSPAQQLKDGLSVNRPVKDKWALVVGISKFQNPSINLKYPSKDACDFYNYLINTAHFAPDHVKLLTDAKATRARILSELGDKWLPRAANPDDLVVIYFSGHGSPADIDVGGVNYLVAYDTDVDSLYATGIPIQDLVRTIKARVHSERVVIILDACHSGAASADAKGLVRTSNVSAADISEGTGQLVIASSKPDQVSWEGRGYQNSVFTRNLIEGLKSNGDKTTLGEAFEYMKDKVQEEVLRDRGVMQTPVLKSQWQGSELAMALPPSKPRLPIPEDNGVGAVTITTSGGPSGQAVPMSLSIESTPMKPASGNATTVITSASAGVVNGSPLPPKTVFNNGNIYAVDNRPTSAARFTLESPAQLIYLYTYHWNYGKGAPAGTISLKNDDGTIYGPFMATGKPGQGGVPSAYWECEPNIVVKAGNYKIIDSDPATWSQNAGSAGIGMAKVKVVPMPGSAATDAPRIKNSPVITIFNNGNVYRVFNKPTNITSVTIKVPTLIANLMNYHWNDGRGQDPGQITLMRQDGLTYGPFNTHGSLGQGGVPNAYWLCEPNVVIKPGIYAVLDSDVDTWAQNDPSGRCGICDIKGVPQQ; encoded by the coding sequence ATGGCGCAAAGAGATAAGAGAATCAATTTAAATATCAGCGCGGTGATAACAATTGCCGCACTTTTATGCCAGAGCCTACCAATGGCGCTGGCAGGGACCGTTGCCGGAGGTGGCGTTAGAGTAGGCGCTAAGACCGCCAGGGCTGCCGGAGTGGCAAAGTCTGCTGCTGGGCAAAAGGCTACTAGTGCGGCTAAAACTGCCTTAAGTCCTGCACAACAACTCAAGGATGGTCTATCCGTTAACCGCCCTGTCAAGGATAAATGGGCACTGGTTGTCGGAATTAGTAAGTTTCAAAATCCGTCAATTAACCTCAAATATCCTTCTAAAGACGCTTGTGATTTTTACAACTATCTGATTAACACTGCCCACTTTGCTCCTGACCATGTCAAACTGCTTACGGATGCCAAGGCGACACGCGCGCGCATCTTGTCTGAGCTAGGTGATAAATGGTTGCCGCGTGCGGCCAATCCTGACGATCTTGTTGTAATTTATTTTTCTGGTCACGGCTCGCCAGCCGATATCGACGTTGGTGGTGTTAATTATCTGGTGGCTTACGACACTGATGTTGACAGTCTGTATGCGACTGGTATTCCTATTCAAGATCTGGTGCGCACCATCAAAGCGCGTGTGCATTCTGAGCGTGTTGTGATAATTCTCGATGCCTGTCACAGCGGCGCTGCCAGTGCCGATGCCAAAGGTCTTGTGCGCACTAGCAATGTCAGCGCTGCTGATATATCTGAGGGCACCGGTCAATTAGTTATCGCCAGTAGCAAACCGGATCAGGTCTCATGGGAAGGCCGTGGATATCAAAACAGTGTCTTTACTCGCAATTTAATCGAGGGGCTCAAGTCCAACGGTGATAAGACTACTCTGGGTGAAGCTTTTGAATATATGAAAGATAAGGTGCAGGAAGAAGTTTTGCGCGATCGCGGTGTGATGCAGACTCCTGTACTAAAGTCGCAGTGGCAGGGCTCAGAGTTAGCCATGGCGCTGCCACCATCCAAGCCGCGCTTGCCTATACCAGAGGACAATGGCGTGGGAGCCGTGACGATCACTACAAGTGGTGGACCGAGCGGGCAGGCCGTGCCGATGTCGCTATCTATTGAGTCCACACCGATGAAGCCTGCTAGTGGCAATGCAACTACAGTCATTACCTCGGCAAGTGCCGGTGTTGTTAATGGCTCACCTTTACCACCCAAGACTGTGTTTAATAACGGCAATATCTATGCTGTCGACAATCGTCCTACAAGTGCCGCTAGATTTACTCTTGAGTCTCCGGCTCAACTTATCTATCTGTACACCTATCACTGGAACTACGGCAAAGGGGCTCCAGCTGGCACAATTAGTCTAAAGAACGACGATGGCACAATTTACGGACCCTTTATGGCAACAGGCAAACCCGGACAGGGTGGCGTACCGAGCGCCTACTGGGAGTGTGAGCCAAACATAGTTGTAAAAGCTGGCAACTACAAAATCATCGACAGCGATCCTGCTACCTGGTCACAAAATGCCGGCTCAGCTGGCATAGGCATGGCTAAAGTAAAAGTGGTGCCAATGCCAGGCAGTGCAGCAACAGATGCTCCGCGCATAAAAAACTCCCCGGTGATTACCATTTTTAATAATGGCAATGTTTATCGTGTCTTTAATAAGCCCACAAATATCACTTCGGTGACAATTAAGGTGCCCACTCTCATTGCCAACTTGATGAACTATCACTGGAATGACGGACGTGGTCAGGATCCCGGGCAGATAACTTTGATGCGTCAGGATGGTCTTACCTATGGACCTTTTAACACCCACGGCTCTCTTGGGCAAGGCGGTGTGCCAAATGCATACTGGCTATGTGAGCCAAATGTCGTCATCAAGCCTGGCATTTATGCAGTCCTCGACAGCGACGTTGATACCTGGGCGCAAAATGATCCCAGTGGTCGCTGCGGCATATGTGACATCAAAGGCGTACCTCAGCAGTAG